A single window of Aspergillus puulaauensis MK2 DNA, chromosome 5, nearly complete sequence DNA harbors:
- a CDS encoding uncharacterized protein (COG:S;~EggNog:ENOG410PV32;~InterPro:IPR011009,IPR002575;~PFAM:PF01636) — translation MDDGKVVIAKLPNPNAGRPHFATASEVATMDFLRDVMNVPIPKVIAWGSRASESPVQADYILMERQTGVTLSDVWDNLKGKQKVQILDQVVDIERRLASVQFTKFGALYYKEDLPEGSDSSSPLYRDSTGAEREIATAKAGLRYPLMPEGLFYGPRQYQPTLVKKLSPLEGYIEVASHVLPENNTTHVSVLWHGDLHSQNIFVDPEDPARIVGIIDWQSVSACPLFMQVGRPAFLDYNGPVPDDLGKVPLPSNFDSMKQDEQRRAKALHQAQSLHNLYLVRCLQRNKTAFQAIQDQISLRHQVSVIPGLVLMDYEPLLSNPLRDVQKEWASIVGMTADGSPVTPFPLQFSEEEIRRQEQDGELWAQGVELMDAFVSDTGSFKHWDGRASDVDYEQSRRELDEGVQRFLDREARNEEERRGWLEALPFVD, via the exons ATGGATGATGGGAAAGTAGTCATCGCGAAACTTCCGAATCCGAATGCGGGAAGGCCGCATTTTGCTACTGCTAGTGAGGTTGCGACTATGGATTTC TTGAGAGATGTCATGAATGTCCCTATCCCAAAGGTAATCGCGTGGGGCTCCCGCGCATCAGAGAGCCCCGTTCAGGCAGACTATATCCTTATGGAAAGACAGACCGGTGTGACCCTGTCCGATGTGTGGGATAACCTGAAAGGGAAGCAGAAAGTCCAAATCCTTGACCaggttgttgatattgaacGGCGGCTGGCCAGCGTGCAGTTCACGAAGTTTGGTGctttatactataaagagGATCTTCCCGAGGGCTCCGATTCTTCCTCACCTTTATATCGCGACTCAACTGGCG CCGAGAGAGAAATCGCCACAGCAAAGGCTGGTCTGCGGTATCCTTTGATGCCAGAAGGTCTTTTCTACGGACCCAGACAATACCAGCCTACCCTAGTAAAAAAGCTCTCCCCATTGGAAGGCTATATAGAGGTCGCATCTCATGTTCTTCCAGAGAATAATACCACCCATGTATCTGTTTTATGGCATGGAGATCTTCACTCGCAGAATATCTTTGTGGACCCTGAAGACCCAGCTCGCATTGTGGGAATTATCGACTGGCAGTCCGTCAGTGCATGTCCGCTCTTCATGCAGGTCGGACGCCCGGCGTTTCTCGATTACAATGGCCCGGTTCCTGATGATTTGGGGAAAGTTCCTTTACCTTCAAATTTCGACTCCATGAAGCAAGATGAGCAGCGGAGGGCAAAGGCACTACACCAGGCCCAGTCTTTGCATAATCTCTACCTGGTGCGGTGTCTCCAGCGCAATAAAACTGCATTTCAAGCGATACAGGACCAAATCTCACTCCGCCATCAAGTTAGTGTCATTCCAGGTTTAGTCTTGATGGACTACGAGCCACTCCTCAGCAATCCGTTGAGGGATGTGCAGAAAGAATGGGCATCTATAGTGGGTATGACAGCGGATGGCTCGCCCGTGACACCCTTCCCATTGCAGTTctccgaggaggaaatccgTCGGCAGGAACAGGACGGCGAGCTCTGGGCTCAAGGGGTTGAACTCATGGACGCGTTTGTCAGTGATACTGGATCTTTCAAACATTGGGATGGTAGGGCTAGTGATGTGGACTATGAGCAATCTAGGAGAGAGCTAGATGAGGGGGTGCAGAGGTTCCTAGACCGTGAAGCCAGGAACGAGGAAGAGCGTAGGGGGTGGCTCGAAGCCCTGCCATTTGTCGATTGA
- a CDS encoding uncharacterized protein (COG:S;~EggNog:ENOG410PWY3;~InterPro:IPR040410;~TransMembrane:7 (n10-20c25/26o49-67i79-97o135-155i182-201o213-234i241-261o281-303i)), whose amino-acid sequence MYRPTSRNEWWLCAALLTQATLVIALEIYILVEWQKWVTPTITQVPVSYLIPIGLGILAFACVYQFILALDAIHNKNNILLFAICIANLCIVAYAGLQCTTMQETTARLYRDRFFFPTLVDTTRNVWPRIQPAEILVPIILAVSSFVLWPCAYFMHRDYAWAIYKCVHGNSETRMRYMAYEVYLVLIKLDFFFLIGFIVQYNLIDVHFEEPEYSLTMAIIPAAFIVMVLGIYFVQHEIILGIVPVIVSYMALVAYFVSRLIVLNGSGMRANTTGKDMMQLFAYVSLVLTVALLVCSVLCLINFNHGLKGVNKGINKAARETYMLHSEGYSATDQWPGAQQRSSRMSL is encoded by the exons ATGTATAGGCCAACCTCCAGAAATGAATGGTGGTTATGCGCCGCCCTTCTCACCCAAGCCACCCTCGTCATCGCTCTTGAAAT ATATATTCTCGTGGAATGGCAGAAATGGGTAACCCCGACCATCACACAAGTGCCCGTGTCCTACCTGATCCCCATCGGCCTGGGCATCCTTGCATTTGCCTGTGTCTATCAGTTCATTCTCGCCCTGGACGCAATccacaacaagaacaacatccTGCTATTCGCAATATGCATCGCCAATCTGTGTATTGTCGCATATGCAGGTCTGCAGTGTACAACGATGCAGGAGACAACCGCCAGACTCTACAGAGatcgtttcttttttccaacCCTGGTTGATACCACCCGGAATGTGTGGCCGAGAATCCAGCCGGCTGAGATTCTTGTTCCCATTATCCTTGCCGTTTCGTCTTTTGTACTCTGGCCCTGTGCGTACTTTATGCATCGGGATTATGCATGGGCTATTTATAAGTGTGTCCATGGGAATTCGGAGACTCGGATGCGATACATGGCCTACGAGGTCTACCTAGTTCTGATCAAACTCGACTTCTTTTTCCTGATTGGATTCATCGTCCAGTATAACCTGATCGACGTCCACTTCGAAGAGCCCGAGTACAGcctgaccatggccatcatccCAGCCGCATTCATCGTCATGGTCCTGGGTATCTACTTCGTGCAGCATGAAATCATCCTCGGCATCGTCCCAGTCATT GTCTCCTACATGGCCCTCGTCGCCTACTTCGTCAGTCGACTGATCGTCCTCAATGGGAGTGGAATGCGGGCCAACACAACCGGGAAAGATATGATGCAGCTGTTTGCCTATGTGTCTTTGGTACTGACAGTCGCTTTGCTCGTCTGCTCGGTACTCTGCTTGATCAATTTCAATCACGGTCTTAAGGGGGTCAACAAGGGAATCAACAAAGCGGCGCGCGAGACATACATGCTGCATAGTGAGGGTTATTCCGCTACCGACCAGTGGCCTGGTGCCCAGCAGCGTTCCTCGCGAATGTCTCtgtaa
- a CDS encoding uncharacterized protein (InterPro:IPR035959) → MPRTPTNTLVQTASVPNARTIFPQSDISIVPYPPDNPSLAFISTSFQVPRRPTSSQMYSIPQGFGQQAKLALSNLETALALGGAKPRDVTKLTISLAEDCKKQDTTTQLRDAITRFFTDASGKRHSPAIVIYNHQYIHDGFAKIQVQAEAVVRVAASEQEPEHVGGGTETARLPTYDEIW, encoded by the coding sequence ATGCCACGTACACCCACCAACACGCTCGTGCAGACCGCCAGCGTCCCCAACGCCAGGACCATCTTCCCGCAGTCCGACATATCAATTGTGCCTTACCCCCCAGACAACCCCAGCCTCGCATTCATCTCCACATCATTCCAGGTCCCGCGCCGCCCGACATCATCGCAAATGTACTCCATCCCGCAAGGCTTCGGCCAGCAGGCGAAACTCGCATTGTCGAACCTGGAAACAGCCCTAGCCCTAGGCGGCGCGAAGCCGCGCGACGTCACGAAGCTGACTATCTCTTTAGCGGAGGATTGCAAGAAGCAGGACACCACGACCCAGCTTCGAGATGCGATTACGAGGTTTTTTACTGATGCTAGCGGGAAGCGGCATAGTCCGGCTATTGTCATCTATAATCACCAGTATATCCATGATGGGTTTGCGAAGATTCAGGTGCAGGCTGAGGCGGTTGTGAGGGTTGCTGCGTCGGAGCAGGAGCCGGAGCACGTTGGTGGTGGGACTGAGACTGCGAGGTTGCCGACTTATGATGAGATTTGGTGA
- a CDS encoding cytochrome P450 (COG:Q;~EggNog:ENOG410PUIW;~InterPro:IPR001128,IPR017972,IPR002401,IPR036396;~PFAM:PF00067;~TransMembrane:1 (i20-46o);~go_function: GO:0005506 - iron ion binding [Evidence IEA];~go_function: GO:0016705 - oxidoreductase activity, acting on paired donors, with incorporation or reduction of molecular oxygen [Evidence IEA];~go_function: GO:0020037 - heme binding [Evidence IEA];~go_process: GO:0055114 - oxidation-reduction process [Evidence IEA]): MIHHCSSTSNQHKRNSSTMFAPLTFGGTALIAVTYFFILPVVHYFYDPKGFRKYNNFSPWSPFTDLRHVLLSSGGHRSRDIYEAHKKSPILRTGPNSLSFGDIRAVKDIYGHSTRVVKDKNYTILGGSHTQLFDVVEKHEHSRKRKTLSAAFAIKHLERWEFKVAYSTKRLLNAMDSHCTAPLPKGQTIPDPKDVTFDWGMWSNLFTIEAINNIAVSSRMDLLDKGTDEVTAQKMDGTTYTAAYRFSRDQLVLAQSVFVWDYKLYPWLAKLSNLTPKWRKVWNNAEPWGDVVYHQAVTRLKRSFTGEKLDDFFTSLMEDKQGNPNNLEWGEIISEVGAIINAGSDTTAIALTQVLAFLLQNPDILQQLREEVDAVLDDDEIIAPYDKVKNLPYLRACLDEGLRLSPPVSTGLLRRTPPEGASIMGEWIPGDTTVSMSAYAAHRDSTIYPDPEEFRPERWMDEDARKRMEPYFIPFSTGARGCLGRNISYLEQAVVLASIVHRYDFALSSPEWKLDVYEAFNLLVGEMPLKIWRRDLGGDVVA; encoded by the coding sequence ATGATTCACCATTGCTCAAGTACAAGCAACCAGCACAAGCGGAATTCATCGACCATGTTCGCACCTCTGACTTTTGGCGGCACGGCCTTGATCGCTGTGAcctacttcttcatcctccctgTTGTGCACTATTTCTACGATCCCAAAGGCTTCAGAAAGTATAATAACTTCTCACCCTGGTCACCCTTTACCGACTTGCGGCATGTACTGCTCAGTTCTGGCGGACACCGTTCGCGGGATATATACGAAGCCCACAAGAAATCGCCAATACTCCGGACTGGTCCAAACTCCCTTTCCTTCGGCGACATTCGCGCTGTGAAAGATATATACGGACACAGTACAAGAGTCGTCAAGGATAAGAATTATACCATCCTCGGCGGCTCACACACTCAGCTTTTCGATGTTGTTGAAAAGCATGAGCACTCGAGGAAACGCAAAACCCTTTCCGCAGCCTTTGCAATCAAGCACCTCGAGAGATGGGAGTTCAAAGTGGCATACAGCACAAAACGCCTTCTCAACGCCATGGATTCCCATTGTACTGCTCCACTACCCAAAGGCCAAACCATCCCCGACCCCAAGGATGTCACATTCGACTGGGGCATGTGGAGCAACCTATTCACCATCGAAGCaatcaacaacatcgccGTATCGTCACGAATGGATCTCCTAGACAAAGGTACCGACGAAGTCACAGCACAAAAAATGGACGGTACGACTTACACCGCCGCATACCGGTTCTCACGCGACCAGCTCGTCCTCGCCCAGTCCGTTTTCGTCTGGGACTACAAGCTCTACCCCTGGCTAGCAAAACTGTCCAACCTGACCCCCAAATGGCGCAAGGTTTGGAACAACGCCGAACCCTGGGGCGACGTAGTCTACCACCAAGCGGTAACCCGGCTGAAACGCTCATTCACcggcgagaagctcgacgacttcttcacctccctcATGGAAGACAAACAAGGAAACCCCAATAACCTCGAATGGGGTGAGATCATCTCCGAAGTTGGCGCCATCATCAACGCCGGCTCCGACACGACCGCAATCGCTCTAACGCAGgtcctcgccttcctcctccaaaacCCAGAcatcctccaacaactccGCGAAGAAGTCGACGCCGTCctggacgacgacgagatcATTGCCCCCTACGACAAAGTCAAGAACCTACCTTACCTCCGCGCCTGTCTCGACGAGGGTCTCCGTCTCAGCCCACCAGTCTCAACCGGCCTGCTCAGACGAACACCACCCGAAGGCGCCTCGATAATGGGCGAGTGGATTCCCGGGGACACAACCGTCTCAATGAGCGCGTACGCAGCGCACCGTGACTCGACTATCTACCCGGACCCCGAGGAGTTCCGTCCTGAGCGGTGGATGGACGAGGATGCACGGAAGCGGATGGAGCCGTACTTCATCCCATTCTCGACCGGTGCGCGTGGCTGTTTAGGGAGGAATATATCGTATCTTGAGCAAGCGGTTGTTCTTGCTTCGATTGTGCACCGGTATGATTTTGCGTTGTCGAGTCCGGAGTGGAAGTTGGATGTATATGAGGCGTTTAATTTGCTTGTGGGGGAAATGCCGTTGAAGATCTGGCGGAGGGACTTGGgtggggatgttgttgcATAG
- a CDS encoding uncharacterized protein (COG:S;~EggNog:ENOG410PWCS;~InterPro:IPR021858) yields the protein MSGKESKPPVGSKIRFRTTPRPKPTFDFAPDQEWVGSRRKRRLTYVDMTPRVSGVLSNGSAAKSPPAFQPTIGLSSPVESASPSTNISKQTPPQLEQDNQPAEHPERDPGLASRFRYPIGPLHGWSDTYSDSSSSYLEFQDACLMRHFIENLAPLFDTSDMDRHFAIVVPERALLCPVLRYAVYTASAGHLIRLAYCRGGNGNIISVDGTGLPDLTPDAAIRYHDICISHLIEISKDPNEEYNEDVLTAAAILRFYEQIDAPSTGPSEAYLNAIQFIVNTQKDESFYSYQTIEGPPRDSSVHVTPSISLRHSACLAAMRQEIWSAFLHQRPFRLPVSPHNDYSLFDPNNDFIRANRIFVWVADLLIFCFGDNHFTTAQEKLQRWNILKAVEQRWQDTRPQPMRPFYYRERDPSSGRFFPEVWHANACQVAGAQHVELGKILLAVSDPTRTSRLGIGAMSRNNALAAELRNITRRLCGLALSNQKCPSAMITAMVAIAVCGEYFTEPAEQDALLQLLHALEYDYAWPTHSTVAALRASWAQSSGV from the exons ATGTCAGGGAAAGAGTCCAAGCCTCCCGTGGGCTCCAAAATCCGCTTTCGCACCACACCCCGCCCGAAGCCCACGTTCGACTTTGCGCCTGACCAAGAATGGGTGGGCTCTCGTCGGAAGC GTCGATTGACGTACGTTGATATGACACCGCGGGTCTCTGGAGTGTTGTCGAATGGTTCTGCTGCGAAGAGCCCACCGGCCTTCCAGCCTACAATCGGGCTGTCATCCCCAGTGGAATCAGCCTCTCCATCAACAAACATCTCCAAGCAAACACCACCTCAACTTGAGCAAGACAATCAACCCGCGGAGCACCCTGAGCGAGATCCAGGCTTAGCTTCCCGTTTTCGCTATCCCATCGGGCCACTTCATGGCTGGTCGGATACGTACTCTGactcgtcttcgtcgtacCTCGAGTTCCAAGATGCCTGCTTGATGCGTCACTTCATCGAGAATCTGGCGCCACTG TTTGACACAAGTGACATGGACCGCCATTTCGCGATTGTTGTCCCGGAACGGGCGCTTCTGTGTCCGGTCCTCCGATATGCTGTCTACACGGCCTCGGCTGGGCACCTTATTCGACTAGCATACTGCAGGGGAGGGAACGGCAATATCATTTCTGTCGATGGGACTGGTCTACCTGATCTTACACCAGATGCAGCTATCCGCTACCACGATATTTGCATTTCGCACCTGATTGAGATATCCAAGGACCCGAATGAGGAGTATAATGAAGATGTCCTGACAGCTGCTGCAATCCTGCGTTTCTACGAGCAGATTGATG CCCCGTCCACTGGACCTTCCGAGGCATATTTAAATGCAATCCAGTTCATCGTCAACACCCAAAAAGATGAATCATTCTACTCCTACCAAACCATTGAAGGCCCACCACGAGACAGCAGTGTTCACGTCACACCCTCGATATCTCTTCGTCATTCCGCTTGTCTTGCTGCAATGCGCCAAGAGATTTGGAGCGCATTTCTTCACCAGCGCCCATTTCGTCTGCCCGTCTCACCACACAACGACTATAGTTTATTCGACCCCAACAACGACTTCATCCGGGCGAACCGAATCTTCGTCTGGGTTGCCGACCTGTTGATATTTTGCTTCGGAGACAACCACTTCACCACAGCACAGGAAAAACTGCAGCGCTGGAACATACTCAAAGCCGTCGAACAGAGATGGCAGGATACAAGACCACAGCCGATGCGGCCATTCTACTACCGCGAACGCGATCCCAGCTCTGGCCGGTTCTTTCCCGAGGTATGGCATGCCAACGCGTGTCAGGTGGCCGGGGCCCAGCACGTCGAGTTAGGCAAGATCCTCCTTGCAGTCTCCGATCCAACCAGGACATCTCGATTAGGAATTGGTGCGATGTCACGAAACAACGCGTTGGCTGCCGAGCTGCGGAATATCACTCGCCGTCTATGTGGATTGGCGCTTTCCAACCAGAAGTGTCCGTCCGCAATGATTACGGCAATGGTTGCAATTGCTGTTTGCGGAGAGTACTTCACCGAGCCTGCtgagcaggatgcgctgCTTCAGTTACTGCATGCGCTCGAGTACGACTATGCATGGCCGACGCATAGCACTGTTGCTGCGTTGCGCGCATCCTGGGCGCAGAGCTCGGGGGTGTAG